The following are encoded in a window of Flavobacteriales bacterium genomic DNA:
- a CDS encoding BamA/TamA family outer membrane protein, which yields MTILFPSPGALLVLFLWAANGSAHAQKHRVSFTTDEEVPAKWTRPMDVGAAVQVPTAVDAQLALLHGQGFLEARLDTCLDVDHVSTCHLLLGRPYRWARLSGAGIPAEIASEARFREKLYSGRPITPRQVQRLFDDLLRYSEDNGHPFARVWLDSLHGESDGLHATLRLDRGPLVKFDSVVVKGSAVTNMRYLTAHIGIRPGDPYNESLVLAVERRIRELPFVSQRQRPHVQFTPENTKLFLFLDAKKASSINGILGVQPDAVTGEVRVTGDLDLRLRNALKRGEGIALNWRSLADQTQDLRVGGDLPFAFNTPFGLDGNLRLFKRDTTFLEVVARGGLSYMMARGDRVTLFINSKSNSRLGSNLVAAPGLADVKLLSYGIGVQRERLDYRFNPRQGHALRAEASAGRKRTSTATLAPGEARGELRTLQYDLEGEAVAHLPLARRSTFRFVARGGWMVNDDLYRNELHRVGGLRTLRGVDEQSIICSAYAVGTVEYRFVYEENANFFLFVDQGWWEDASADAYRKDEPLGFGAGTTFETKAGLFSITYALGREFGNPIALRGGKVHFGFVALF from the coding sequence ATGACCATCCTCTTCCCGTCGCCCGGTGCACTTCTGGTGCTGTTCTTATGGGCGGCCAACGGATCCGCACATGCCCAGAAGCACCGGGTGAGCTTCACCACCGACGAGGAGGTCCCCGCGAAGTGGACACGACCCATGGACGTGGGCGCTGCCGTGCAAGTGCCCACGGCCGTGGATGCCCAACTGGCGCTGCTGCACGGCCAAGGATTCCTCGAAGCCCGGCTGGATACCTGCCTGGATGTGGACCATGTGAGCACCTGTCATCTGCTGCTGGGCCGGCCCTACCGCTGGGCGCGGCTGTCGGGCGCTGGTATTCCGGCGGAGATCGCCAGCGAGGCGCGCTTCCGGGAGAAGCTCTACAGTGGCAGGCCCATCACCCCGCGCCAGGTGCAGCGTCTGTTCGACGACCTCCTGCGCTACAGCGAGGACAACGGTCACCCCTTCGCCCGCGTGTGGCTGGACAGCCTGCACGGGGAGAGCGACGGCCTGCACGCCACCCTGCGCCTGGACCGCGGTCCGCTGGTGAAGTTCGACAGTGTGGTGGTGAAGGGCAGCGCGGTGACCAACATGCGTTATCTCACGGCCCATATCGGCATACGGCCCGGCGATCCCTACAACGAAAGCCTTGTGCTCGCCGTGGAGCGCCGCATCCGCGAGTTGCCCTTCGTGTCGCAACGCCAGCGGCCGCACGTGCAGTTCACGCCCGAAAACACCAAGCTCTTCCTCTTCCTCGATGCCAAGAAGGCCAGTTCCATCAACGGCATCCTGGGCGTGCAGCCCGATGCGGTGACCGGCGAGGTGCGCGTGACCGGCGACCTGGACCTGCGGCTGCGCAACGCCCTCAAGCGCGGCGAAGGCATCGCGCTCAACTGGCGCAGCCTGGCCGACCAGACGCAGGACCTGCGCGTGGGCGGCGACCTGCCCTTCGCCTTCAACACCCCCTTCGGCCTCGATGGCAACCTGCGGCTCTTCAAGCGTGACACCACCTTCCTGGAAGTGGTCGCACGGGGCGGTCTCTCGTACATGATGGCGCGTGGCGACCGGGTCACGCTCTTCATCAACAGCAAGAGCAACAGCCGCCTCGGCTCCAACCTGGTGGCGGCGCCAGGCCTGGCCGATGTGAAATTGCTGAGCTACGGCATCGGGGTGCAGCGCGAACGCTTGGACTACCGCTTCAACCCCAGGCAGGGCCATGCATTGCGCGCCGAGGCCAGCGCCGGACGCAAACGCACCAGCACCGCCACCCTGGCACCCGGTGAAGCCCGTGGTGAACTGCGCACCTTGCAATACGACCTGGAGGGCGAGGCCGTGGCCCACCTGCCCCTGGCGCGCCGCAGCACCTTCCGTTTCGTGGCACGCGGTGGCTGGATGGTGAACGACGATCTCTACCGCAATGAACTGCACCGCGTGGGCGGTCTGCGCACCCTCCGCGGCGTGGACGAGCAGTCCATCATCTGTTCGGCCTATGCCGTGGGCACCGTGGAGTACCGCTTCGTATACGAGGAGAACGCCAACTTCTTCCTCTTCGTGGACCAGGGCTGGTGGGAGGATGCCTCGGCCGATGCGTACCGCAAGGACGAACCCCTGGGCTTCGGCGCCGGCACCACCTTCGAGACCAAGGCGGGCCTCTTTTCCATCACCTACGCGCTGGGTCGTGAATTCGGCAACCCCATCGCCCTGCGCGGTGGCAAGGTGCATTTCGGGTTCGTGGCCTTGTTCTAG
- a CDS encoding L,D-transpeptidase, giving the protein MRGFGLSLLLICASANATDPERAPVHPHQGVVDLLMEFMEIRYAGHDFSGDLLYVSVHRQLMYHVRGGLLLHTYPIATASKGLGTKQDSYRTPTGLHRVCEKFGDGVPPYGILKDRIFTGELADPDFAGIDKDWITSRILWLDGLEPGHNRGGDRDSHDRFIYIHGTANERSIGTASSRGCIRMRNDDVIALYDALPVGALVVVLDN; this is encoded by the coding sequence ATGCGCGGCTTTGGACTTTCCCTGTTGTTGATCTGCGCTTCCGCGAACGCCACGGACCCCGAGCGCGCGCCCGTCCATCCGCACCAGGGCGTGGTGGATCTGTTGATGGAATTCATGGAAATCCGTTATGCAGGTCACGACTTCTCTGGTGACCTGCTGTATGTGAGCGTGCATCGCCAGCTGATGTACCACGTACGCGGCGGGCTGTTGCTACACACCTACCCCATCGCCACCGCCAGCAAGGGCCTGGGCACCAAGCAAGACAGCTACCGCACACCCACCGGCCTGCATCGCGTGTGCGAGAAGTTCGGCGACGGCGTGCCCCCTTATGGCATTTTGAAGGACCGCATCTTCACCGGCGAGCTGGCCGACCCGGACTTCGCGGGCATCGACAAGGACTGGATCACCTCGCGCATCCTGTGGTTGGACGGGTTGGAACCCGGCCACAACCGGGGCGGCGACCGCGACAGCCACGACCGCTTCATCTACATCCACGGCACGGCCAACGAACGCTCCATCGGCACGGCCTCCTCGCGCGGCTGCATCCGCATGCGCAACGATGATGTCATCGCCCTCTACGACGCGCTGCCCGTGGGCGCGCTGGTGGTGGTGCTGGACAATTGA
- the rmuC gene encoding DNA recombination protein RmuC — MDILSLALGLFAGLVAGFLAHARWARGLEERALAPLREQHARETQDLTARIHEAEAKAESHLREAMDNGQKLAAEQERGRNLLERLEQQKGELEQLQARMTTEFENIANKLLEAKGKQLGEQQQERLGSILKPLQERIEGFQKQVQEAYQNEGKERFLLKSEIAKLVEQNQRLSQEANDLTRALKGDTQAQGAWGEMILEKLLESSGLVKGQEYRMQESTTLEDGTRLRPDAVVMLPDDKHLIIDSKVSLLHYERFTASTDEAERARLLKLHVESLRAHAKGLGEKDYAKLYGTQGVDFTLMFVPLEPAFLLALRERPEIFQEAYDRQVVMVTHSTLMATLRTIHGIWKHERIARNHLEIADRAGKLYEKFVGFTEDLIKVGQQMDTAKRSYSDAMNKLSVGSGNLVRQVEMLKELGAKTNKTLSTNLLQRALEEETGEIR, encoded by the coding sequence ATGGACATCCTCAGTCTTGCTCTCGGCCTCTTCGCCGGCCTCGTGGCTGGTTTCCTCGCCCATGCCCGCTGGGCGCGGGGGCTCGAAGAGCGCGCGCTGGCACCGCTGCGCGAACAGCATGCCCGCGAAACGCAGGACCTGACCGCGCGCATCCACGAAGCGGAAGCCAAAGCGGAAAGCCACCTGCGCGAAGCCATGGACAACGGCCAGAAGTTGGCCGCCGAACAGGAGCGCGGCCGGAATCTGTTGGAAAGACTGGAGCAGCAGAAAGGCGAGTTGGAGCAGCTACAGGCGCGTATGACCACCGAGTTCGAGAACATCGCCAACAAGTTGCTGGAGGCGAAAGGGAAACAACTCGGCGAGCAACAGCAGGAACGCCTCGGCTCCATCCTGAAGCCCTTGCAGGAGCGCATCGAAGGCTTCCAGAAGCAGGTGCAGGAAGCCTATCAGAACGAAGGCAAGGAGCGTTTCCTGTTGAAGAGCGAGATCGCCAAGCTGGTGGAGCAGAACCAACGTCTGAGCCAGGAAGCCAATGACCTGACGCGCGCGCTGAAGGGCGACACGCAGGCCCAGGGCGCCTGGGGCGAGATGATCCTGGAGAAGCTGCTGGAAAGCTCGGGCCTGGTGAAGGGCCAGGAGTACCGCATGCAGGAGAGCACCACGCTGGAGGATGGCACGCGGCTGCGGCCCGATGCCGTGGTGATGCTGCCCGACGACAAGCACCTGATCATCGACAGCAAGGTGAGCCTGCTGCACTACGAGCGGTTCACCGCCAGCACCGACGAGGCCGAGCGTGCCCGCTTGCTGAAGCTGCACGTGGAAAGCCTGCGCGCCCACGCCAAGGGCCTTGGTGAGAAGGACTACGCCAAGCTCTACGGCACCCAGGGCGTGGACTTCACGCTGATGTTCGTGCCTCTGGAACCGGCCTTCCTGCTGGCGCTGCGCGAAAGGCCGGAGATCTTCCAGGAGGCCTACGACCGCCAGGTGGTGATGGTGACGCACAGCACGCTGATGGCCACCCTTCGCACCATCCATGGCATCTGGAAGCACGAACGCATCGCGCGCAACCACCTGGAGATCGCCGACCGTGCGGGCAAACTCTACGAGAAGTTCGTCGGCTTCACCGAGGATCTGATCAAGGTGGGCCAGCAGATGGACACCGCCAAACGCAGTTACAGTGACGCCATGAACAAGCTGAGCGTGGGCAGTGGCAACCTGGTGCGGCAGGTGGAAATGCTGAAGGAACTGGGCGCGAAGACCAACAAGACCTTGAGCACCAACCTGCTGCAACGCGCGTTGGAGGAAGAGACCGGGGAGATCCGATGA
- a CDS encoding GWxTD domain-containing protein, which yields MIALLFAAGCGSSMSSVKRDNVAYLYGKGSAALQLRARVHHRDEQHTTLYFKLPTRDLLYKSDGSGGPFRAVVRMRYEVYADWNAKSPIDSMSTVLQDKSEDPTEERELIGSLEVKPGTPRNYVLRVTAHDLNRDARSSVVLQVSRDGEGIRQYFLPQDPRNGLPLFDDHLVAGQRVRVRCDMYKGRALFGSRHSVEDGLPAPVFTSGGTPRASEQSDSLFQVTVDTLEGTFELDLEKPGVYHLQPSAADPQGFSLFVLTQAYPFVGNGPDMLVPLRYITSMQEYDRMAKAPDPRKAVERFWLDASGDRERAREAIRIYYGRVENANRHFSTHVEGWRTDRGLVHIIFGNPNTIYRGEGGETWIFGEENNLMSLTFNFTRRKGPFTDNDLVLQRDPLLKGAWYRNVESWRNGRVYQN from the coding sequence ATGATCGCCCTGCTATTCGCGGCGGGCTGTGGCAGCAGCATGAGCAGCGTGAAGCGCGACAACGTGGCCTACCTCTATGGCAAGGGCAGCGCCGCACTGCAATTGCGCGCCCGGGTCCACCACCGCGACGAGCAACACACCACGCTCTATTTCAAGCTGCCCACACGCGACCTGCTCTACAAGAGCGACGGCAGCGGTGGCCCCTTCCGCGCCGTGGTGCGCATGCGCTACGAGGTCTATGCCGACTGGAACGCGAAGTCGCCCATCGACAGCATGAGCACCGTGTTGCAGGACAAGAGCGAGGACCCCACCGAGGAGCGCGAGCTGATCGGCAGTTTGGAAGTGAAGCCTGGCACACCGCGCAATTACGTGCTGCGGGTGACCGCGCATGACCTGAACCGCGACGCGCGCAGTTCGGTGGTGCTGCAAGTATCACGCGATGGCGAGGGCATCCGGCAGTACTTCCTGCCGCAGGACCCGCGCAACGGCCTGCCGCTTTTCGACGATCACCTGGTGGCCGGACAACGTGTGCGTGTACGGTGCGACATGTACAAGGGCCGCGCGCTCTTCGGGTCGCGCCACAGCGTGGAAGATGGCCTGCCCGCACCGGTGTTCACCTCCGGCGGCACACCCCGCGCTTCAGAGCAGTCGGACAGCCTCTTCCAAGTGACCGTGGATACGCTGGAAGGCACCTTCGAACTCGACCTGGAGAAACCCGGTGTGTACCACCTGCAGCCTTCCGCCGCCGATCCACAGGGCTTCTCGCTCTTCGTGCTCACCCAGGCCTACCCCTTCGTGGGCAATGGGCCGGACATGCTGGTGCCCCTGCGCTACATCACCTCCATGCAGGAATACGATCGCATGGCCAAGGCGCCCGATCCGCGCAAGGCTGTGGAGCGCTTCTGGCTGGATGCCAGCGGCGACCGCGAGCGCGCCCGCGAGGCCATCCGCATCTACTACGGCCGCGTGGAGAACGCCAACCGCCACTTCTCCACGCATGTGGAAGGCTGGCGCACTGACCGCGGGCTGGTCCACATCATCTTCGGGAATCCCAACACGATCTACCGGGGTGAGGGCGGCGAGACCTGGATATTCGGCGAGGAGAACAACCTGATGAGTCTCACCTTCAACTTCACGCGCCGCAAAGGCCCCTTCACCGACAATGACCTGGTGCTGCAACGCGACCCCCTGCTGAAAGGCGCCTGGTACCGCAATGTGGAGAGTTGGAGGAATGGAAGGGTTTATCAGAATTGA
- the rlmB gene encoding 23S rRNA (guanosine(2251)-2'-O)-methyltransferase RlmB, with product MASDIVCGIHPVIEALRAGKHVEKLLVRREAGGEGLREIRNIARDRGIPWQPVPVEKLDRMTRTEHQGVIALLSPIDEQDLGEVINAAYERGETPLIVALDSVTDVRNLGAIARSAECFGAHALLVPKSGTARLGEDAVKTSAGALMRRPVCRVETLRDALREAQGHGLRVMALTEKGATDLPHADLSGPLVVVLGAEDQGISDAVLRMADVLVRIPMAGTIGSLNVSVAAGIALHAVLATRTR from the coding sequence ATGGCCAGCGATATCGTCTGTGGGATCCATCCGGTGATCGAAGCGTTGCGGGCGGGCAAGCACGTGGAAAAGCTGCTGGTGCGGCGCGAGGCCGGTGGTGAAGGCTTGCGCGAGATCCGCAACATCGCACGCGATCGCGGCATCCCCTGGCAACCTGTGCCGGTGGAGAAGCTGGACCGCATGACGCGCACCGAGCACCAAGGTGTCATCGCCTTGCTGAGTCCGATCGACGAGCAGGACCTGGGCGAGGTGATCAACGCGGCCTACGAACGTGGCGAGACACCCTTGATCGTAGCATTGGACAGCGTGACCGATGTGCGCAACCTGGGCGCCATCGCCCGAAGCGCGGAATGCTTCGGTGCGCATGCCCTGCTGGTGCCGAAGAGCGGAACGGCGCGCTTGGGCGAGGATGCCGTGAAAACTTCCGCAGGGGCCTTGATGCGCCGCCCCGTCTGCCGCGTGGAAACGCTGCGCGATGCCCTGCGCGAAGCCCAGGGCCACGGCCTGCGCGTGATGGCCCTCACCGAAAAAGGCGCCACCGACCTGCCCCATGCCGACCTCTCCGGTCCGCTGGTGGTGGTGCTCGGCGCGGAGGACCAGGGCATCTCGGACGCCGTGCTGCGCATGGCCGATGTGCTGGTGCGCATCCCCATGGCGGGCACCATCGGCTCGCTCAATGTCAGCGTGGCGGCAGGGATCGCCCTGCACGCCGTACTGGCCACGCGCACCCGCTGA